The Aphis gossypii isolate Hap1 chromosome 3, ASM2018417v2, whole genome shotgun sequence genome includes a region encoding these proteins:
- the LOC114131448 gene encoding microtubule-associated protein futsch-like isoform X5, with translation MGNPSDHVETPLTGGYLLIVLAEPRTAEHKLAILKKLTKGLSCWNYEESGVEIVTELNAIVNQNIEGEEGKNGEQLFQYVSDNLVAEILINPQHSTLVQCVRNLLASFTKYRCIIHAGYSFTENGSWIVQDGSFSVIDFLDAYKTAEAQRTIRLHENHIRIDLHCSADADWNQVSRLKGTRFLLNPPEKIVDNESIESTVRWLCDKIEVVELDILLEGSQVVGNIRFSRPTLYVFPAGQGDSALFGINGFNMLIDGGAGRNSCFWGFARHLDRLDAVLLTRLNSSNLEGVASFLKRKTMSSLYPQIGHFFCNFKTRKQISSPNTDAKQDVLSISLIDTAQSIITDLKQLQLRPHLCYRNINLEPINLYHKVGHGKLDMYVLNPSKDSKEVKDFLTKWNEGDQKLFNPTKDLQFPLPNIISVCTLLVWQPANPNTTITRIFFPGSSPQNKIFESLERVRHLEFLKHPSCSIKSMSSSTSVTIKSQTTKKTVLEKMIPGETKAVKTMENLEVSTSASNAVIQTAIIPTVPKEGTPKPKFPVEAEKSKPNLKTVTKETVNSKTKIEHKYSSISAKVNSNKVIQKSTTIKKTLKLSSKSPPTDKSTPTTPIENQEKTPKPIKQVIKPKSTIKSPSSTPTKSKKEEANRKVLVSSRTNSGLKRTQITKKEIKPAKPINEIETEGISSKKDSNIIYKSSLISGDKDKSGEEEDILIVEKVAITPEKLLTPDGKKIIANELDGILTTAKDIVIKEKCVEKLSDSGATTAPTMPEDEKINDSKKEIEVNESDQKSEEFKKAKDALKTPDEVADLPFHEEADEHKTKVTEKVIETEIESQEIVQVENAEYVLVSLDSSPEALKRQVLDNVNLLDTELDEESEKEDEYVEKKESKLIEHLLESSKDLCEITDKIDELKKQNEHEINNHLIHENLQNYSHGNTETINVCAELINQEKQIEIQEKAKSRGSLSDETLQTMVNETITTATNVINRSGSTTEEQERVSEHIRATHESKVSTKPDSIDNEQVQSSLNDTNTSSSKITSRSGSISIDKKANTTEKTTDKQDSKASSNAGSVCEEPVKSPVNETVTSSSKVASRSGSITDDQAKTTEISEDKKDSKASSKEASVCDEPVKSPVNETITSSSKVASRSASITNEQEKTTGNVNDNQDSKASSRAGSVCDEHVKSPVHETFTSSSKVASRSGSIITEEQEKTTDKQDSKASSKAGSVCDEPVKSPVHETILTANKVPSRSGSITTDEQEKTLDKLESKTSSKSGSVCDEPVKSPVHETILTANKVSSRSGSITTDEQEKSLDKLESKASSKAGSVCDEPVKSPIHETNTSSSKVASRSASITNEQEKTTGNVNDNQNSKASSRAGSVCDEHVKSPVHETFTSSSKVASRSGSIITEEQEKTTDKQDSKASSKAGSVCDEPVKSPVHETILTADKVTSRSGSITTDEQEKTLDKLESKASSKAGSVCDEPVKSPVHETILTANIVTSRSGSITNEQEKTTENVNENQGSKESSRAGSVCDEHVKSPVHETITSSSKVASRSASITTEEQEKTLDKLESKASSKAGSVCDEPVKSPVHETILTADKVASRSGSITTDEQEKTLDKLESKASSKAGSVCDEQVKSPVHETITSSSKVASRSGSITTDEQEITTDKIDSKASSKAGSVCDEPVKSPVHETILTADKVASRSGSITTDEQEKTLDKLESKASSKSSSVCDEPVKSPIRETITSSSKVASRSGSITNEQEKTTENVNDNQDSKVSSRAGSVCDKHVKSPVYETITSSSKVASRSGSITTDEQEITTDIMDSKASSKAGSVCDELVESLLCEATASDKIKTMISSSISHEPLHDNQYSKVSRKASSICEEPLKSSELEINTDVTKLKSRPSSINQDQDIVYNSLTDKQEFNASSNETSSINYREPIKIDCFEKNTNERVISSRPNSEEELLDSVPSINKYSTLENTISDISFKEQEIVSTSLINKSNSICQDTESTPTLAMDKYDIETSSRKDSFCQDKNESITISSSSTSSICQEINTQSSKLSSRKSSIIDDLIDKPSKLQIGEKSSSLQESNIYDHSIDDNSKIFNKSGSLCDEMLNMSFNKVTENVISNKTCERIVSPTLIAENTECKIDNKEGSVGEESMKSSNNETGNKGNLISSTLNSIPQKTEEEKNQSSKSSSIFDETQKLQIENNKIILSPFEIIETNVIEKKVEESKSLGRIGSLCEEIAKFLTDDDKKMSTNNTYESSCGINESTLKNNNEVLKVETEPLLQFEKNTYALNKIEKPLQLDDEVKVSEKHDNINEKNTDHSLPAENITVSNIKSSDISTILIEENNKTGIMNVAQMVGKNINDESFTKHTAITDNESKNLKTVNPISSITSEECISKLSNVLIEDIVKSSNEKNIMNNSSLTDICVNQPLGVTLNSEDLGVTKDIVMQLKRDVHEALHQCSSDDERPYTPQSESSMSRSAMNIDEDDDDNEDNKIETDDDMAGSPMSTGPSPIQMQLDNRQVEINIDFNKAIQEHRITRGEDLTTTEANGNHVTEIKTTEHDNINQNQSTSSDTVQSWGKPLGLPPVQSINNNGFDPIREWGKPFGLPSPTQPVLELGETQNMSSKITPKKLKKIMDNKPIINVMDKDSQNRIRRSESPSKLRSRSSSRMSRINPVYLDLIYVPHHGNSKYVSADFFKRVRARNYVFSGTDPSKEVLNALIEGKQAWEDQDLEVTIIPTYDTDTLGQWVAENEELLTKLKIDLSPSASRCTIKLQDHNTSCSAYRLEF, from the exons GGCTTTCGTGTTGGAATTATGAAGAGAGTGGCGTTGAAATAGTAACTGAACTTAATGCTATTGTTAATCAAAACATCGAAGGCGAAGAAGGCAAAAAtg gtgaACAACTTTTTCAATATGTAAGTGATAATTTAGTGGCAGAAATTCTTATTAACCCTCAACACAGTACATTAGTGCAATGCGTAAGAAACTTATTAGCAAGTTTTACAAAGTATAGATGCATTATTCATGCAGGATATTCGTTCACAGAAAATGGATCGTGGATCGTCCag gatGGTTCATTTTCGGTCATTGACTTCTTAGATGCATATAAAACGGCTGAAGCTCAGCGCACAATTAGACTCCATGAAAACCATATTCGTATTGATCTTCATTGTTCTGCAGACGCTGATTGGAATCAAGTTAGTCGACTTAAAGGCACGCGTTTTTTGTTAAATCCGCCGGAAAAAATAGTTGACAATGAGTCAATAGAATCAACTGTAAGGTGGCTTTGTGATAAAATTGAAGTGGTTGAACTTGATATACTACTTGAAGGGTCACAAGTTGTGGGAAATATCAGATTTAGTAGACCTACACTTTATGTATTTCCTGCTGGACAAGGCGATTCCGCATTATTTGGCATCAATGGATTCAACATGTTAATCGATGGAGGAGCGGGAAGAAATTCTTGTTTTTGGGGTTTTGCAAGACACTTGGATCGATTAGATGCAGTACTATTAACAAGACTCAACAGTAGTAATTTAGAAGGAGTTGCATCctttttaaaacgaaaaaccATGTCATCATTGTATCCACAAAtaggacattttttttgtaacttcaAG acaagaaaacaaatatcatCTCCTAACACTGATGCTAAACAAGATGTTCTTTCAATTAGCTTAATAGATACAGCACAAAGCATAATAACTGATCTTAAACAATTGCAACTTCGTCCGCATTTATGTTATCGAAACATAAATTTAGAACCCatcaatttatatcataaagttGGACATGGAAAACTcgatatgtatgtattaaatccTTCTAAAGACAGTAAAGAGGTAAAAGACTTTTTGACAAAATGGAATGAAGgtgatcaaaaattatttaatcctACTAAAGATTTGCAGTTTCCATTGCCTAACATTATATCTGTTTGTACACTGCTAGTATGGCAACCAGCAAATCCAAATACTACCATcactagaattttttttcccgGAAGTAGtcctcaaaataaaatatttgaatcttTAGAAAGAGTCAGACatcttgaatttttaaagCATCCTTCATGCTCTATTAAATCAATGAGTTCATCTACATcagtaacaataaaatcacAAACAACAAAGAAGACAGTTCTTGAAAAAATGATTCCTGGTGAAACTAAAGCCGTTAAAACTATGGAAAATTTAGAAGTATCAACATCAGCCTCAAATGCTGTTATACAAACAGCTATAATACCAACAGTACCCAAAGAAGGAACTCCAAAACCAAAATTCCCAGTTGAGGcagaaaaatcaaaaccaaATTTAAAGACAGTTACGAAAGAAACAGttaactcaaaaacaaaaattgaacatAAATATAGTTCAATTAGTGCAAAAGTAAATTCTAACAAGGTTATACAAAAAAgtacaactattaaaaaaacattaaaattatcatctaAATCTCCTCCTACTGATAAATCAACACCAACTACTCCAATtgaaaatcaagaaaaaacgCCTAAACCAATTAAACAAGTTATCAAACcaaaatcaacaataaaatctCCTTCAAGTACTCctactaaaagtaaaaaagagGAAGCTAATCGTAAAGTTTTGGTTTCTTCAAGAACGAATTCTGGTTTAAAGCGAActcaaataactaaaaaagaaataaagcCAGCCAAACcaataaatgaaattgaaacagAAGGTATTTCTTCGAAAAAAgactcaaatattatttataaatctagtTTGATAAGTGGTGATAAAGATAAAAGTGGCGAAGaagaagatattttaattgtggAAAAAGTAGCGATTACACCAGAAAAACTATTGACTCCAGAtgggaaaaaaatcattgccAATGAATTGGATGGGATTTTAACAACTGCCAAGGATAtagtaattaaagaaaaatgcgTAGAAAAATTGTCAGATTCTGGAGCCACTACAGCGCCCACTATGCCAgaagatgaaaaaataaatgactcaaaaaaagaaatcgaAGTTAACGAATCAGACCAAAAATccgaagaatttaaaaaagcaaaagatGCATTAAAAACACCAGATGAAGTTGCTGATTTACCATTTCACGAAGAAGCAGatgaacataaaacaaaagttaCAGAAAAAGTAATTGAAACAGAAATTGAATCACAAGAAATTGTTCAAGTAGAAAATGCCGAATATGTACTGGTATCATTAGATTCATCTCCAGAAGCATTAAAACGACAAGTATTGGATAACGTTAATTTGTTGGATACAGAACTTGACGAAGAATCTGAAAAAGAAGATGAATacgtagaaaaaaaagaaagtaaattaatagaaCATCTACTTGAATCATCCAAGGATTTGTGTGAAATAACAGACAAAATTGatgagttaaaaaaacaaaacgaacATGAGATTAACAATCACCTAATAcatgaaaatttacaaaactataGTCACGGTAATACTGAAACTATAAATGTATGCGCAGAATTGATaaatcaagaaaaacaaatagaaaTTCAAGAAAAAGCGAAATCTAGAGGTTCACTTTCTGATGAGACATTACAAACTATGGTTAATGAAACTATTACGACAGCtactaatgttataaatagatCAGGATCAACTACTGAAGAACAAGAGAGAGTATCAGAACACATCAGGGCAACCCATGAGTCTAAGGTATCTACTAAACCAGATTCAATTGATAATGAACAAGTTCAATCTTCACTTAATGACACAAATACATCATCTAGTAAAATTACAAGTAGATCCGGTTCTATTTCAATAGACAAAAAAGCAAATACTACGGAAAAAACCACCGATAAACAGGACTCCAAAGCATCAAGTAATGCAGGATCGGTTTGTGAGGAGCCAGTGAAATCCCCGGTTAACGAAACAGTTACATCTTCTTCTAAAGTTGCAAGTAGATCCGGATCTATCACTGATGACCAAGCAAAAACTACAGAAATATCCGAAGATAAAAAAGATTCAAAAGCATCAAGTAAGGAAGCTTCAGTTTGTGATGAACCAGTGAAATCTCCGGTTAATGAAACAATTACGTCTTCTTCTAAAGTTGCAAGTAGATCCGCTTCTATTACAAACGAACAAGAAAAAACTACAGGAAACGTGAATGATAACCAAGATTCAAAGGCGTCTAGTAGGGCAGGCTCAGTTTGTGATGAACACGTTAAATCTCCAGTTCATGAAACATTTACATCGTCTTCTAAAGTTGCTAGTAGATCCGGTTCTATTATAACAGAAGAACAGGAAAAAACCACCGATAAACAGGATTCCAAAGCATCAAGTAAAGCAGGTTCAGTTTGTGATGAACCAGTGAAATCTCCAGTTCATGAAACAATTTTGACAGCCAATAAAGTTCCAAGCAGATCAGGTTCTATTACAACAGATGAACAAGAAAAAACCCTCGATAAACTGGAATCCAAAACATCAAGTAAGTCAG GTTCAGTTTGTGATGAACCAGTGAAATCTCCAGTTcatgaaacaattttaacagCCAATAAAGTTTCAAGCAGATCAGGTTCTATTACAACAGATGAACAAGAAAAATCCCTCGATAAACTGGAATCCAAAGCATCAAGTAAAGCAGGTTCAGTTTGTGATGAACCAGTGAAATCTCCGATTCATGAAACCAATACGTCTTCTTCTAAAGTTGCAAGTAGATCCGCTTCTATTACAAACGAACAAGAAAAAACTACAGGAAACGTGAATGATAACCAAAATTCAAAGGCGTCTAGTAGGGCAGGCTCAGTTTGTGATGAACATGTAAAATCTCCAGTTCATGAAACATTTACATCGTCTTCTAAAGTTGCTAGTAGATCCGGTTCTATTATAACAGAAGAACAGGAAAAAACCACCGATAAACAGGATTCCAAAGCATCAAGTAAAGCAG GTTCAGTTTGTGATGAACCAGTGAAATCTCCAGTTCATGAAACAATTTTGACAGCCGATAAAGTTACAAGCAGATCAG GTTCTATTACAACAGATGAACAAGAAAAAACCCTCGATAAACTGGAATCCAAAGCATCAAGTAAAGCAGGTTCAGTTTGTGATGAACCAGTGAAATCTCCAGTTCATGAAACAATTTTGACAGCTAATATAGTTACAAGTAGGTCTGGTTCTATTACAAACGAACAAGAAAAAACTACAGAAAACGTGAATGAAAACCAAGGTTCAAAGGAGTCTAGTAGGGCAGGCTCAGTTTGTGATGAACATGTAAAATCTCCAGTTCATGAAACAATTACGTCTTCTTCTAAAGTTGCAAGTAGATCCGCTTCTATTACAACGGAGGAACAAGAAAAAACCCTCGATAAACTGGAATCCAAAGCATCAAGTAAAGCAGGTTCAGTTTGTGATGAACCAGTGAAATCTCCAGTTCATGAAACAATTTTGACAGCCGATAAAGTTGCAAGCAGATCAGGTTCTATTACAACAGATGAACAAGAAAAAACCCTCGATAAACTGGAATCCAAAGCATCAAGTAAAGCAGGTTCAGTTTGTGATGAACAAGTTAAATCTCCAGTTCATGAAACAATTACGTCTTCTTCTAAAGTTGCTAGTAGATCCGGTTCTATTACAACAGATGAACAGGAAATAACCACCGATAAAATAGATTCCAAAGCATCAAGTAAAGCAGGTTCAGTTTGTGATGAACCAGTGAAATCTCCAGTTCATGAAACAATTTTGACAGCCGATAAAGTTGCAAGCAGATCCG GTTCTATTACAACAGATGAACAAGAAAAAACCCTCGATAAACTGGAATCCAAAGCATCAAGTAAGTCAAGTTCAGTTTGTGATGAACCTGTGAAATCTCCGATTCGTGAAACAATTACGTCTTCTTCTAAAGTTGCAAGTAGATCCGGTTCTATTACAAACGAACAAGAAAAAACTACTGAAAACGTAAATGATAACCAAGATTCAAAGGTGTCTAGTAGGGCGGGCTCAGTTTGTGATAAACACGTTAAATCTCCAGTTTATGAAACAATTACGTCTTCTTCTAAAGTTGCTAGTAGATCCGGTTCTATTACAACAGATGAACAGGAAATAACCACCGATATAATGGATTCCAAAGCATCAAGTAAAGCAGGTTCAGTTTGTGATGAATTAGTGGAATCTCTATTATGTGAAGCCACGGCATCAGACAAGATCAAAACAATGATATCCAGTTCTATATCTCATGAACCACTACATGATAATCAATACTCAAAGGTTTCAAGAAAAGCCAGTTCCATATGTGAAGAACCATTAAAATCGTCGGAACTAGAAATAAATACTGATGTGacgaaattaaaaagtagACCGAGTTCAATTAACCAAGACCaagatattgtttataattctcTTACAGACAAACAAGAATTTAATGCATCTAGTAATGAAACTAGCTCAATTAATTATAGGGaaccaataaaaatagattgttttgaaaaaaataccaatgAAAGGGTTATTTCTAGTAGACCCAATTCAGAAGAAGAATTACTTGATTCTGTacctagtattaataaatactccACTTTAGAAAATACTATATCTGACATATCTTTTAAAGAACAAGAAATAGTTTCtacatcattaataaataagagtAATTCAATTTGCCAAGATACAGAGAGTACACCAACATTAGCAATGGACAAATATGATATTGAAACAAGTAGTAGAAAAGATTCGTTTTGTCAGGATAAGAATGAATCCATAACAATTTCGTCAAGTAGTACTAGTTCAATTTGTCAAGAAATTAATACTCAATCTTCAAAACTTTCTAGTAGGAAAAGTTCTATTATCGatgatttaattgataaaccttcaaaattacaaattggGGAAAAGAGCTCTAGTCTTCaagaatcaaatatttatgaccATAGCATTGAtgataattctaaaatattcaacaaatcTGGATCCTTGTGTGATGAAATGCTAAATATGTCGTTTAATAAAGTAACAGAAAATgtcatttcaaataaaacatgtGAACGAATAGTTTCTCCAACACTTATCGCTGAAAATACAGAATGTAAAATAGACAATAAAGAGGGATCTGTGGGCGAAGAATCAATGAAATCTTCTAATAATGAAACTGGCAATAAaggaaatttaatttcaagtaCTCTAAATTCAATTCCTCAAAAAacagaagaagaaaaaaatcaatcatcaAAATCAAGTTCTATATTTGATGAAACACAAAAGttacaaattgaaaataataaaatcattttgtcACCTTTCGAAATAATCGAAACcaatgttattgaaaaaaaagtggaAGAATCAAAATCTTTAGGCAGAATAGGATCTTTGTGTGAAGAAATTGCTAAATTTTTAACAGatgacgataaaaaaatgtctacgAATAATACATATGAATCGTCATGCGGTATAAACGAatctactttaaaaaataacaatgaagTATTAAAAGTTGAAACTGAACCATTATtacagtttgaaaaaaatacttatgctTTGAACAAGATTGAAAAACCTTTACAACTCGACGATGAAGTCAAAGTTAGTGAAAAACATGATAACATAAATGAGAAAAATACAGATCATAGTCTTCCTGCTGAAAATATCACTGTTTCTAATATTAAGTCCTCAGATATTTCTACAATATTgattgaagaaaataataagactGGTATAATGAATGTTGCTCAAATGGTAgggaaaaatattaacgaCGAATCTTTTACCAAACATACCGCTATAACTGACAATGAatccaaaaatttaaaaacggtCAATCCAATTTCTAGTATTACTTCAGAAGAatgtattagtaaattatcaaatgttttaattgaagATATAGTGAAATCATCTAATGAGAAAAATATCATGAATAATTCATCATTAACAGACATTTGTGTAAACCAACCATTAGGTGTTACTCTAAATAGTGAAGACTTGGGTGTTACTAAAGATATAGTAATGCAATTAAAAAGAGATGTACACGAAGCATTACATCAATGTAGTAGTGATGACGAGCGGCCATATACTCCTCAAAGCGAATCTAGCATGTCTAGATCGGCAATGAATATTGATGAAGACGATGATGATAACGAagacaataaaattgaaaccGATGATGATATGGCTGGATCTCCTATGTCAACTGGACCATCACCAATCCAAATGCAACTCGATAATCGACAAGTAGAAATTAATATCGATTTTAATAAAGCCATTCAGGAACATAGGATTACTAGAGGAGAAGATTTGACAACTACTGAAGCAAATGGTAACCATGTTACAGAAATTAAAACAACtgaacatgataatattaatcaaaaccaAAGCACTTCATCCGATACGGTTCAGAGTTGGGGTAAACCACTAGGTCTACCGCCAGTACAAAGCATTAATAATAACGGTTTTGATCCAATACGTGAATGGGGAAAACCATTTGGTCTTCCTTCTCCAACACAGCCGGTCCTTGAACTCGGAGAAACTCAAAATATGAGTAGTAAGATTACACccaaaaagttgaaaaaaattatggacAACAAACCAATAATTAATGTCATGG atAAAGACTCGCAAAATCGAATTCGACGATCGGAGTCGCCGAGCAAACTTAGGAGTCGATCATCAAGTCGGATGTCGAGAATTAATCCTGTTTATCTGGATCTTATTTATGTGCCACATCAtggaaattcaaaatatgtatctgCTGACTTCTTTAAGCGCGTACGAGCTAGAAATTACGTTTTTAGCGGTACTGACCCTAGTAAAGAAGTCTTAAATGCCTTAATCGAAGGTAAACAGGCTTGGGAGGATCAAGATTTAG aaGTCACCATAATACCAACTTATGATACTGATACGCTGGGTCAATGGGTGGCAGAAAATGAAGAGCTGCTGACCAAGTTGAAGATTGATTTAAGTCCCAGCGCTAGTCGATGCACGATAAAATTACAAGATCATAATACCAGCTGCTCCGCATATAGactagaattttaa